In a genomic window of Ardenticatenales bacterium:
- a CDS encoding Gldg family protein — protein MLFIFFTVSTFFARGIADVRPLFQWMPILLIFLLAALTMRQWSEEQRSGTQELLLTLPVNPLHLVLGKFLAVMTMIVLALALTLPLPLTVGLIGNLDWGPVQTALSGAGGTLCSHGVASAVSSNALISWRWVIVTVLLGGLFYLVGTSGVTNLVGGGVSQILWAVGTGSRFESIERGVIDLRDLVYYLSLAGLFLTLNTVSLDAVRWSQQQRDYRRKVWLTAGLLGLNFVLLNVWLFPLQGLRLDLTAQREYSLSRTTKDLIDNLQEPLLIRAYISDKTHPLLAPLVPEIRDMLREYEIASGGQLQAEVVDPLQDPEIEAEANQVYGIRPTPFQVSGRYEASVINSYFDILIRYGDQNVVLNFQDLVEVQPRADGTADVRLRNLEYDLTSGIKKVVYGFQSIDAVLAALDQPVRLTLYVTPNTLPASLSSTQDTIIQVATDIQNSANGKFLFSVVNPDDPNSPVTRQTLQDRYGIQPIPVSLFSSDSFYEHMVLENGDQVQIISPSVDATEADVRIAIESTLKRTSSGFLKVVGLWTPPDTPVTDPVLGNTLQPIASYDLLRQQLSQSYTVRDVDLSTGQVATDVDVLLLMAPQSLDDKALFAIDQYLMRGGAVVVVTGGYSVMYDQFSQQLALAPMANGVRDLLAGYGVNVYRIRCCWMRKTRSSR, from the coding sequence GTGCTGTTTATCTTTTTCACCGTGAGCACATTCTTCGCCCGCGGCATTGCCGACGTGCGCCCCCTGTTCCAATGGATGCCCATCCTCCTCATCTTCCTCCTGGCGGCGCTGACGATGCGCCAATGGAGCGAGGAGCAGCGGTCGGGCACGCAAGAACTCCTGCTGACGTTGCCGGTCAATCCGCTGCACCTGGTGCTGGGCAAATTCCTGGCCGTCATGACCATGATCGTGCTGGCGCTGGCGCTGACGCTGCCGCTCCCCCTCACCGTTGGGCTGATCGGCAATCTGGACTGGGGGCCGGTGCAAACGGCGCTATCTGGCGCTGGCGGCACGCTGTGCAGCCATGGCGTTGCCTCTGCCGTCTCCTCTAACGCACTGATATCATGGCGCTGGGTGATTGTGACCGTTCTGCTCGGCGGTCTCTTTTACCTGGTGGGCACGAGCGGCGTCACCAATCTGGTCGGCGGCGGCGTCAGCCAGATTTTGTGGGCCGTGGGCACGGGCAGCCGCTTCGAGAGCATTGAGCGGGGCGTGATTGATCTGCGTGACCTCGTTTACTATCTCTCGCTGGCGGGGCTGTTCCTCACGCTGAACACGGTTTCCCTGGACGCGGTGCGCTGGAGCCAGCAGCAGCGCGACTATCGGCGCAAGGTGTGGCTGACGGCGGGGCTGCTGGGGCTGAACTTCGTGCTGCTGAATGTGTGGCTATTTCCCTTGCAAGGGCTACGGCTGGACCTGACGGCGCAGCGGGAGTACAGCCTGTCGCGCACGACGAAAGACCTGATCGACAATCTTCAGGAGCCACTGCTCATTCGCGCCTACATCAGCGACAAGACGCACCCGCTGCTGGCGCCGCTGGTCCCAGAGATTCGGGATATGCTGCGCGAGTATGAGATTGCCTCTGGCGGGCAGTTGCAGGCGGAGGTGGTCGATCCGCTGCAAGACCCGGAGATTGAGGCGGAGGCGAACCAGGTTTATGGCATCCGCCCCACGCCGTTCCAGGTGTCGGGCCGCTACGAGGCGTCGGTGATTAACTCCTACTTCGACATTCTCATCCGGTACGGCGACCAGAATGTGGTGCTGAACTTCCAGGATTTGGTGGAGGTGCAGCCGCGGGCGGATGGGACGGCGGATGTGCGGCTGCGGAATCTGGAGTATGACCTGACGAGCGGCATTAAGAAGGTGGTGTATGGCTTCCAGAGTATTGACGCGGTGCTGGCGGCGCTGGATCAGCCGGTGCGGTTGACTTTGTATGTGACGCCGAATACGTTGCCGGCATCTCTCTCCTCCACCCAGGACACCATCATCCAGGTCGCCACGGACATCCAGAACAGCGCCAACGGTAAATTCCTCTTCTCCGTCGTCAATCCCGACGACCCCAACAGCCCCGTCACTCGCCAAACCCTGCAAGACCGGTATGGCATCCAGCCCATTCCCGTCTCCCTCTTCTCCAGCGACAGCTTTTACGAACACATGGTGCTGGAAAACGGGGACCAGGTGCAAATCATCTCCCCCAGCGTGGACGCCACGGAAGCGGACGTGCGCATTGCCATCGAATCTACCCTCAAGCGCACCTCCAGCGGCTTCCTCAAAGTCGTGGGTCTGTGGACGCCCCCGGACACGCCCGTGACCGACCCCGTGCTGGGCAACACCTTGCAGCCCATTGCCAGCTACGACCTGCTGCGGCAGCAATTGAGCCAATCCTACACCGTGCGCGACGTGGATCTCTCCACGGGGCAGGTGGCGACGGACGTGGACGTGCTGCTGCTGATGGCCCCGCAAAGCCTGGACGACAAGGCGTTGTTCGCCATTGACCAGTACCTGATGCGTGGCGGCGCGGTGGTTGTGGTCACGGGGGGCTATTCGGTGATGTACGACCAGTTCAGCCAGCAGTTGGCGCTGGCCCCGATGGCCAATGGGGTGCGGGATTTGCTGGCCGGCTATGGCGTGAATGTGTATCGGATTCGCTGCTGCTGGATGCGCAAAACGCGCAGTTCCCGGTGA
- a CDS encoding PD40 domain-containing protein, translating into MVEPFDLHVNLPEVKDGRWSPVWSPIDNVVALHDGTNLYRLDYDTGEAAYLTQGYGKLLWSPDGKHIVFVKGQSWYVMNIDGTDERPITGRIEVRLKMWHPSEPKILVSLSGARKNRPDNIGIIDIDSGHITQLTDTKDCEFHLRWSPDGRQITYISRDGNQDIFVMDVDGSNVVNLTNTAPQHERDFSWSPNGRQIVFTRYHALSIKEFNQEIYVMNADGSEQRALTDTPDEHESAPLWSPDGAQIAFWSTGQIGEGPDSRWWQLNVMRADGSARRTLATFAAEEDDLP; encoded by the coding sequence TTGGTCGAACCTTTCGACCTTCATGTTAATTTGCCAGAAGTAAAAGACGGAAGGTGGTCTCCTGTATGGTCTCCGATAGACAATGTCGTTGCACTACATGATGGCACAAACCTTTATCGCCTTGACTATGATACTGGTGAAGCAGCCTACTTAACTCAAGGGTATGGTAAGCTGCTTTGGTCCCCAGATGGGAAGCATATCGTCTTTGTTAAAGGACAAAGCTGGTATGTCATGAATATTGATGGTACAGACGAACGCCCGATTACCGGCAGAATTGAAGTACGGTTAAAAATGTGGCATCCTTCCGAGCCAAAGATATTAGTCTCTTTGTCCGGTGCTAGAAAAAATCGACCGGACAATATCGGCATCATTGATATAGATAGTGGGCATATTACCCAGCTAACAGATACCAAAGATTGTGAATTTCACCTCCGTTGGTCGCCCGATGGCCGACAAATCACTTACATCTCCCGTGATGGGAACCAGGACATCTTCGTCATGGATGTTGATGGCAGCAATGTGGTTAACCTGACCAACACCGCCCCCCAGCACGAAAGGGATTTCTCCTGGTCGCCCAATGGTCGTCAAATCGTCTTCACCCGGTATCATGCCCTCAGCATCAAGGAATTCAACCAGGAGATTTATGTGATGAACGCTGATGGTAGTGAGCAACGGGCGTTGACAGACACGCCGGATGAGCATGAGTCTGCGCCGCTATGGTCGCCGGATGGGGCGCAAATAGCCTTTTGGTCTACGGGACAGATAGGTGAAGGGCCAGATTCCCGTTGGTGGCAGTTGAATGTTATGCGTGCAGACGGCTCTGCTCGTCGCACATTAGCAACATTTGCGGCTGAAGAGGACGACCTACCATAG
- a CDS encoding S8 family serine peptidase → MKSVKTWLLIVLVSVTFWLRQAAHAHEATAAAAVRLQPVPVAPEVLSALESQGQADFFVHMTTKSDLGAADNLGTKEEKGAFVFETLRDTAVQSQADLRRYLDARGVDYRPYYIVNQILVRQGTAELLSELSYRPDVAEISANTAFYVPPPVAEVPATGAGQGIEPNIAFVRAPAVWALGVNGQGIVLAANDTGLDWDHEAIISHYRGWDGQTVDHNYSWWDATGAYPDAPGDAGGHGTHVSGTMVGDDGAGNRIGMAPGAQVIHCKHLGGTRMTTIAQAVECFEWDLAPWDLNGENPLPAMAPDAIANSWGSIPGGNTTWMEAVLALRAAGIAVEVSAGNEG, encoded by the coding sequence ATGAAATCTGTGAAAACCTGGCTCCTGATTGTTCTGGTATCCGTGACGTTTTGGCTGCGGCAGGCGGCGCACGCGCATGAGGCGACGGCGGCTGCCGCGGTTCGTCTCCAGCCTGTTCCCGTAGCCCCTGAGGTGCTGTCCGCGTTGGAGAGCCAGGGGCAGGCTGACTTCTTTGTGCATATGACGACCAAGTCGGATTTGGGCGCGGCGGACAATCTGGGGACGAAAGAAGAAAAGGGGGCGTTTGTTTTTGAGACCTTGCGGGATACCGCCGTGCAGTCGCAAGCTGATCTGCGCCGCTACCTGGATGCGCGAGGCGTAGATTATCGTCCTTACTACATCGTGAACCAGATTCTGGTGCGCCAGGGCACGGCGGAACTGCTGTCCGAGTTGTCTTACCGCCCGGACGTGGCGGAAATCAGCGCCAATACCGCTTTTTACGTCCCGCCGCCGGTGGCGGAGGTTCCCGCGACCGGCGCGGGACAGGGGATTGAACCCAACATCGCTTTTGTGCGCGCGCCAGCGGTGTGGGCGTTGGGCGTGAATGGACAGGGCATCGTCCTGGCGGCCAATGACACGGGGCTGGATTGGGACCATGAGGCGATCATCAGCCATTATCGCGGTTGGGACGGGCAGACGGTGGACCACAATTATAGTTGGTGGGACGCCACGGGCGCGTACCCGGACGCGCCGGGGGACGCGGGCGGGCATGGCACGCACGTGAGCGGCACCATGGTGGGCGATGATGGTGCCGGCAATCGCATTGGCATGGCTCCGGGCGCGCAAGTGATTCATTGCAAGCATCTGGGCGGGACGCGCATGACGACGATTGCCCAGGCGGTGGAGTGTTTTGAGTGGGACCTGGCGCCGTGGGATTTGAACGGGGAGAATCCGCTGCCGGCAATGGCCCCCGACGCCATCGCCAATTCCTGGGGCAGCATTCCCGGCGGGAACACGACCTGGATGGAGGCGGTGCTGGCGTTGCGGGCGGCGGGGATTGCGGTGGAGGTGTCTGCCGGCAACGAAGGCTAA
- a CDS encoding S8 family serine peptidase, translating to MPGAAFPAGTRPGWRRCWRCGRRGLRWRCLPATKANCTTLRSPGDYAEVITTGSVQHSGGVLPGTITGFSSRGPSVLTTAYTPDVMAPGENVRSALPGDEYAYWSGTSMAGPHVAGLIGLMWAASPSLRGKVGVTYRLIKQTATPLTGQVGSQCGGDYTTGPNNDWGFGTINAPRAVLAAMQKAGADFRLYAQPATVNVCAGISATYPLLSANLLGYNAPVTLSVSGAPVGATATLDPAIITPPQSSLLTISDTGGVDAGNYPLIITGVGDDPAHKTHQATAFLNLSAAPPVVTLKQPVNLAAGLPLKPTLRWGASNQASAYHLQIATDAAFTDIVYTYEGVVANHTLTSSLQPLATYYWRVQAGNACGFGDYAEVRQFTTGPLPPILSEGFNQPLSQWHDGWLYEFTSAESYYVAAGILRSRLRRQPARQPLDFRRPRLRQPDARKPRAPVV from the coding sequence ATTCCTGGGGCAGCATTCCCGGCGGGAACACGACCTGGATGGAGGCGGTGCTGGCGTTGCGGGCGGCGGGGATTGCGGTGGAGGTGTCTGCCGGCAACGAAGGCTAACTGCACCACCTTACGATCCCCCGGCGACTATGCGGAAGTGATCACCACGGGGTCGGTGCAGCACAGCGGCGGCGTTTTGCCCGGCACGATCACCGGGTTCAGCAGCCGCGGCCCCTCCGTGCTGACGACGGCCTACACGCCGGATGTGATGGCGCCGGGCGAGAACGTGCGTTCCGCGCTGCCGGGGGACGAGTACGCTTACTGGAGCGGCACGAGCATGGCCGGACCGCATGTGGCCGGGCTGATCGGCTTGATGTGGGCGGCCAGCCCCTCGCTGCGAGGGAAGGTGGGGGTCACATACCGGTTGATCAAGCAGACGGCGACGCCGCTGACGGGGCAGGTGGGGTCGCAATGTGGCGGCGATTACACTACAGGGCCGAACAATGATTGGGGATTTGGCACGATTAACGCGCCGCGGGCGGTGCTGGCGGCGATGCAAAAAGCCGGGGCCGATTTCCGATTGTATGCGCAGCCGGCGACGGTGAATGTTTGTGCCGGCATTTCCGCCACCTACCCCCTCCTCTCCGCCAACCTCCTCGGCTACAACGCCCCCGTCACCCTCAGCGTCTCCGGCGCGCCCGTTGGGGCCACCGCCACCCTCGACCCCGCCATCATCACCCCGCCGCAAAGCAGCCTTTTAACCATCAGCGACACGGGAGGCGTGGATGCCGGCAATTACCCCCTGATCATCACCGGCGTAGGCGACGATCCCGCCCACAAAACACACCAGGCCACCGCCTTCCTCAACCTTTCCGCCGCCCCGCCCGTCGTCACCCTGAAGCAGCCCGTCAACCTTGCCGCCGGCCTCCCCCTCAAACCCACCCTTCGCTGGGGCGCATCCAACCAGGCCAGCGCTTACCACCTGCAAATCGCCACCGATGCAGCCTTCACCGACATTGTTTACACCTATGAGGGGGTCGTCGCCAACCATACGCTCACCAGCTCGCTGCAACCCCTGGCGACCTACTACTGGCGTGTTCAGGCCGGCAATGCGTGCGGGTTTGGCGACTACGCCGAAGTGCGCCAATTCACCACGGGACCGCTGCCGCCCATCCTCTCGGAAGGGTTCAACCAGCCACTCAGCCAATGGCACGATGGCTGGCTGTATGAATTTACTTCCGCCGAAAGTTACTATGTGGCTGCCGGCATTCTGCGATCCCGATTACGTAGGCAACCTGCCCGGCAGCCTCTGGATTTCCGACGACCGCGGCTGCGGCAACCTGACGCCAGAAAGCCCCGTGCGCCTGTCGTTTGA
- a CDS encoding RHS repeat-associated core domain-containing protein → MAGAASAAAHPLPLPSVLPRTAPSQTYTDRSFTGQKHNDDLGLIYYNARYYVPGIARFASADTIVPEQSNPQTLNRYAYTRNNPLKYVDPTGHCAQYAGSEQYKQCTDAWSSIRQYYLMLQIEYGEEMPTQWIQDQYETADIETLELIMKGLGIDQDYQYSPRGNGQLDGKHACQYWQSCWERDHQTTHTESNLLGFSKEQDIGKGLVAENPPAVICFAVCIAWGNKDYVYADGRHTEEKQVGFGIGFGADFNEVDVGIYFVIRGTWLTDTNGNQHHRPGSAFSISLPLDLVEYKSATTVDLGNP, encoded by the coding sequence ATGGCAGGGGCGGCGTCGGCAGCAGCGCACCCGCTACCTCTCCCTTCAGTGCTACCGCGCACCGCCCCTAGCCAAACCTACACCGACCGCAGCTTCACCGGCCAAAAACACAACGACGACCTCGGCCTCATCTACTACAATGCGCGGTATTACGTCCCTGGTATCGCCCGCTTTGCCAGTGCGGATACGATTGTGCCGGAGCAGAGTAATCCGCAAACTCTCAATCGTTACGCCTATACACGGAATAATCCGCTAAAGTATGTCGACCCGACTGGTCATTGTGCGCAATATGCAGGTTCAGAGCAGTATAAGCAATGTACGGATGCCTGGAGTTCCATAAGGCAGTATTACTTGATGCTACAAATAGAGTATGGAGAAGAAATGCCAACTCAGTGGATACAGGATCAATACGAGACTGCAGACATTGAGACTCTTGAACTCATAATGAAAGGACTTGGAATCGACCAAGATTATCAATACTCGCCACGAGGGAATGGACAATTGGATGGAAAACACGCATGCCAGTATTGGCAGTCGTGTTGGGAGCGTGATCATCAAACAACACACACCGAGTCGAATCTCTTAGGTTTTAGCAAAGAACAAGATATTGGAAAGGGATTGGTAGCGGAAAACCCACCTGCCGTTATTTGTTTTGCAGTATGCATTGCCTGGGGTAATAAGGACTATGTTTATGCTGATGGAAGGCACACAGAAGAAAAACAAGTAGGTTTCGGAATAGGCTTTGGGGCTGATTTCAATGAAGTTGACGTTGGTATCTACTTCGTAATACGGGGTACGTGGCTCACGGACACTAATGGCAATCAGCATCATAGGCCAGGCTCAGCTTTCTCCATCAGTTTACCTCTCGATCTTGTTGAGTATAAATCTGCTACTACTGTTGACTTAGGAAATCCTTGA
- a CDS encoding RHS repeat-associated core domain-containing protein, protein MSYNNGGGMVAGSRTRYLPFGAYRTAPSQTYTDRGYTGQKHNDDLGLIYYNARYYLPGVGRFLSADSIVPDAGNPQSFNRYSYVFNQPTRITDPSGHCPWCLGALGGAIGGGLAAYGKQVLGNLQGGMTLTASLTTDIDPSKIAAGVVGEQ, encoded by the coding sequence ATGAGCTACAATAACGGTGGCGGCATGGTTGCCGGCAGCCGCACCCGCTACCTCCCCTTCGGCGCCTACCGCACCGCCCCCAGCCAAACCTATACCGACCGCGGCTACACCGGCCAGAAGCACAACGACGACCTCGGACTCATCTACTACAACGCGCGGTATTACCTCCCCGGCGTGGGCCGGTTCCTGAGCGCGGATTCGATTGTGCCGGATGCCGGCAATCCCCAATCCTTCAACCGCTATAGTTATGTTTTCAACCAGCCGACCAGAATCACCGATCCAAGTGGGCATTGTCCCTGGTGCCTTGGAGCATTAGGAGGAGCAATTGGTGGTGGTTTAGCAGCTTACGGCAAACAAGTGCTAGGAAACCTACAGGGAGGCATGACCCTCACAGCGTCTTTGACCACGGATATTGACCCAAGCAAAATTGCGGCAGGGGTTGTTGGGGAGCAATAA
- a CDS encoding glycosyltransferase family 39 protein: MQTTLTPPATREERGKSLSRPLRWGITPAALLLAGIIALSAFLHFYRLDNIGDGNLYYTAAVKSMLQSWHNFFFVAAEPGGSVTVDKPPLGLWIEAASAFVLGVNGLAVVLPNILAGLLSLPLIYHLVRRYFGSGPGLLAALAAALTPVSLAAERNNTMDGMLTFCLLLAAWAFLRAVETERRRFLWLGAALVGVGFNIKMMQAFMVLPAFYALYFFGSRTGWGRKIVNLLLATILLLLVSLWWPIVVDLTPADQRPFIGSSTDNTVMELIAGHNGLNRWFGPQGSGGNNNDAPPNDTPSGAPNFAPTNANARPFPGDGPPPGGGQLPGDGRPPGGSQAPGGGGPGGSNEVGSPGVARFFQAPLSKEISWLLPFALIAMLLLLPRRLTLPLHPDHRFLLLWGGWLLTCLVFFSFASFFHAYYMVMLAPPLAALVGGGAGVLWRMRGAHPRRAAWLLLGAAAVTLAFQWLNARQFDVSGFWLPLAALLLAAGGVLLWWEVKRGSVIGFALVLASLLITPLVWSGLTVTNVANVNLPAAYQGATVADNFRPAGAPVAGGGGNDRTPNAATLAYLEARTQDVTYLLAVPSSMQGAPYVLATGRPVLYMGGFGGNDAVVSAADLAQMTTDGALRYVLVEEGGRSQNQGEISQWVRAECRQVTDLNTQRLGIGFAGTLYDCAPP, from the coding sequence ATGCAAACAACACTTACGCCGCCCGCCACCCGTGAGGAGCGCGGGAAATCGCTCTCCCGTCCGCTCCGTTGGGGTATAACGCCTGCTGCTTTGCTGCTTGCCGGCATTATCGCCCTTTCCGCCTTCCTGCACTTCTACCGCCTCGACAACATCGGCGACGGCAACCTCTACTACACCGCCGCCGTGAAGAGCATGTTGCAATCCTGGCACAACTTCTTCTTCGTGGCGGCGGAGCCGGGTGGCTCCGTGACGGTGGACAAACCGCCGCTGGGGTTGTGGATTGAGGCTGCATCCGCCTTCGTCCTCGGCGTCAACGGGCTGGCCGTGGTTTTGCCCAATATCCTGGCCGGCCTGCTGAGCCTACCGCTCATTTACCATCTGGTACGGCGATATTTCGGCAGCGGTCCGGGACTGCTGGCGGCGCTGGCGGCGGCGCTCACGCCCGTGAGCCTGGCGGCGGAGCGCAACAACACGATGGATGGGATGCTCACGTTTTGCCTGCTGCTGGCGGCGTGGGCGTTTCTGCGCGCCGTGGAAACGGAGCGTCGCCGGTTTTTGTGGTTGGGGGCGGCGCTGGTGGGGGTGGGATTTAACATAAAGATGATGCAGGCGTTTATGGTGCTGCCGGCATTTTACGCCCTCTACTTCTTCGGCTCACGGACAGGGTGGGGGCGCAAAATCGTCAACCTGCTCCTGGCAACCATTCTTCTCCTGCTCGTCTCCCTCTGGTGGCCCATCGTCGTGGACCTCACCCCCGCCGACCAGCGCCCCTTCATTGGCAGTAGCACCGACAACACCGTCATGGAGTTGATCGCGGGGCACAACGGCCTCAACCGCTGGTTTGGCCCGCAAGGAAGCGGCGGAAACAACAATGACGCGCCGCCCAATGACACACCATCAGGCGCGCCCAACTTCGCGCCGACCAACGCCAATGCGCGCCCATTTCCGGGAGACGGTCCGCCACCCGGCGGCGGTCAGCTACCTGGCGATGGACGGCCGCCGGGTGGTAGTCAAGCGCCGGGCGGCGGTGGACCGGGCGGCTCCAACGAAGTCGGCTCGCCCGGCGTAGCCCGCTTTTTCCAGGCCCCCCTGAGCAAGGAGATAAGCTGGCTGCTCCCCTTTGCCCTCATCGCCATGTTGCTGCTCCTGCCACGCCGCCTGACGCTGCCGCTGCATCCCGACCACCGTTTTCTGCTCCTCTGGGGCGGGTGGCTGCTCACTTGCCTCGTCTTCTTTAGCTTTGCCAGCTTCTTCCACGCCTACTACATGGTGATGCTGGCCCCGCCGCTGGCCGCCCTTGTGGGGGGCGGCGCGGGCGTCTTGTGGCGGATGCGCGGCGCGCATCCCCGCCGCGCCGCGTGGCTGCTGTTAGGGGCCGCCGCCGTCACGCTGGCTTTTCAATGGCTGAATGCGCGCCAGTTTGACGTGTCCGGTTTCTGGTTGCCGCTGGCGGCGCTGTTGCTGGCGGCGGGGGGCGTGCTGCTGTGGTGGGAGGTGAAGCGCGGGTCGGTAATCGGCTTTGCGCTGGTGCTGGCTTCCTTGCTCATAACGCCGCTGGTCTGGTCTGGTTTGACGGTAACGAATGTGGCGAATGTGAATTTGCCGGCAGCGTACCAGGGAGCAACCGTCGCGGACAATTTTCGACCTGCTGGCGCGCCGGTTGCTGGCGGCGGTGGCAATGACCGCACCCCGAACGCGGCCACGCTCGCCTACCTGGAGGCGCGCACGCAAGATGTGACTTACCTGCTGGCCGTGCCCAGTTCCATGCAGGGCGCGCCCTACGTGCTGGCGACGGGGCGGCCTGTGCTGTACATGGGGGGATTTGGCGGGAATGATGCGGTGGTGTCGGCGGCGGATCTGGCGCAAATGACGACCGACGGCGCGCTGCGTTATGTGTTGGTGGAGGAGGGGGGGCGGAGCCAGAATCAGGGGGAAATTAGCCAGTGGGTGCGGGCGGAATGCCGGCAAGTGACCGACCTCAACACACAGCGACTGGGGATCGGTTTTGCCGGCACGCTCTACGACTGCGCCCCGCCCTGA
- a CDS encoding DUF4340 domain-containing protein — translation MTKIQRILAGILALQLLAAVVVFWPRNVAGAETVAFFDGVTADQVVGLSIVDNEGARVDLARQGDGWVLADGGDYPAKTETITPVLDKIVALQSNRLVARTAASQKQLQVAADDFVRQVTVTLADGSSKGFYLGSATNFRATNFRMDGTIPIWWRT, via the coding sequence ATGACCAAAATACAGAGAATTCTCGCCGGTATTCTGGCGCTGCAACTGCTGGCTGCCGTGGTTGTTTTCTGGCCGCGCAACGTGGCCGGCGCGGAAACCGTGGCCTTTTTTGATGGCGTTACCGCCGATCAGGTTGTCGGCCTCTCCATTGTTGACAACGAAGGCGCGCGGGTGGACCTGGCGCGCCAGGGTGACGGCTGGGTGCTGGCCGACGGCGGGGATTATCCGGCCAAGACGGAGACGATCACGCCCGTGCTGGACAAGATCGTGGCGCTGCAATCCAACCGCCTCGTGGCGCGCACGGCGGCCAGCCAGAAACAGTTGCAGGTCGCGGCGGATGATTTTGTGCGCCAGGTGACGGTGACGCTGGCGGACGGCAGCAGCAAGGGGTTCTATCTCGGCTCGGCGACGAATTTCCGCGCCACGAATTTCCGCATGGATGGAACAATACCTATCTGGTGGCGGACCTGA
- a CDS encoding ATP-binding cassette domain-containing protein, with protein MIEVENLHKSYGSVRALRDVSFSIAPGEIVGLLGPNGAGKTTIIKTLTGYLQPDRGRVHIDDLDVLTHTQEVQSRIGYLPENAPLYPELSVQSYLRMIAGLRQIAPEKEDARLSDAIVATGLAQHLTRPIGQLSKGFRQRVGLAQAILHDPRLLILDEPTVGLDPTQIVEIRHLIKRLAQHSTVLFSTHILPEVEALCDRVIILMNGEIKVDAHLAELAETSDAILVLQQATADMEAILHEIAGVRAVAPLLDGDDDHPAYRIRGHKNTDLCPLIYQAAVAGGMWPGDCCRRWNGV; from the coding sequence ATGATAGAAGTAGAAAACTTACACAAATCGTATGGCTCCGTGCGGGCGTTGCGCGATGTCAGTTTTAGCATAGCGCCGGGAGAGATTGTGGGATTGTTGGGGCCGAATGGTGCCGGCAAAACCACCATCATCAAAACCCTCACCGGCTACCTCCAACCCGACCGTGGCCGCGTCCACATTGACGACCTCGACGTCCTCACGCACACCCAGGAAGTCCAGTCTCGGATTGGCTACCTCCCCGAAAACGCGCCCCTCTACCCCGAACTGAGCGTTCAATCCTACCTGCGCATGATCGCCGGCCTGCGCCAGATTGCGCCGGAGAAAGAAGACGCCCGCCTCTCCGACGCCATCGTCGCCACCGGCCTCGCGCAGCACCTCACCCGCCCCATCGGCCAGCTCAGCAAAGGGTTTCGGCAGCGCGTCGGCCTGGCGCAGGCCATCTTGCACGATCCCCGCCTGCTCATCCTCGACGAGCCGACCGTCGGCCTGGACCCGACGCAGATCGTGGAGATTCGCCACCTGATCAAGCGGCTGGCGCAACACAGCACCGTCCTCTTTTCCACGCACATTTTGCCAGAAGTGGAGGCGCTCTGCGACCGCGTGATCATCCTCATGAACGGAGAAATCAAAGTGGACGCCCATCTGGCGGAACTGGCGGAAACGAGCGACGCCATACTCGTTTTGCAGCAGGCGACGGCGGACATGGAGGCTATCCTCCATGAAATCGCGGGCGTGCGCGCCGTGGCTCCCCTGCTCGACGGTGACGACGACCACCCCGCCTACCGCATCCGCGGCCACAAAAATACCGACCTCTGCCCCCTCATCTATCAGGCGGCAGTGGCTGGCGGTATGTGGCCTGGCGACTGCTGCAGACGCTGGAACGGTGTTTAA
- a CDS encoding DUF4340 domain-containing protein — protein sequence MADLNIYELSANATSWVDTAYVSGIAQDSVTGLTLSNGGGTLTFVKDDAGTWTLDGLAEGEMLDTTLFNSLLSRVINLRLVQPLGTTAADYGMDQPQATITVVSSGDAGTQTDTITVGGRLGDQDDDPSNNNYIVKWSGSPYYVAVAPFSAQDLVNQGRADFIQVPTPEPVPSDATPAP from the coding sequence GTGGCGGACCTGAATATCTACGAGTTGAGCGCGAATGCCACGAGTTGGGTGGATACGGCGTATGTCAGCGGCATTGCGCAGGATAGCGTGACCGGGCTGACGTTAAGTAATGGGGGTGGGACGCTGACGTTTGTGAAGGATGATGCCGGCACATGGACACTGGACGGGCTGGCCGAAGGCGAAATGCTGGACACCACTCTCTTCAACAGCCTCCTCAGCCGTGTCATCAATCTGCGGCTGGTGCAGCCGCTGGGCACAACCGCCGCCGATTATGGCATGGATCAGCCCCAGGCCACGATCACCGTCGTCAGCAGCGGCGATGCCGGCACGCAGACCGACACCATCACCGTTGGCGGGCGGCTAGGGGACCAGGACGACGATCCCAGCAACAACAACTACATCGTCAAATGGTCCGGCTCACCCTACTACGTGGCCGTCGCCCCCTTCAGCGCCCAGGACCTGGTGAACCAGGGGCGGGCCGACTTCATCCAGGTCCCCACCCCGGAGCCTGTTCCCAGCGACGCCACCCCCGCGCCCTGA